A genomic window from Bubalus bubalis isolate 160015118507 breed Murrah chromosome 11, NDDB_SH_1, whole genome shotgun sequence includes:
- the BHMT2 gene encoding LOW QUALITY PROTEIN: S-methylmethionine--homocysteine S-methyltransferase BHMT2 (The sequence of the model RefSeq protein was modified relative to this genomic sequence to represent the inferred CDS: deleted 2 bases in 1 codon; substituted 1 base at 1 genomic stop codon): MRWRDKKVTRQACHLSLKHLTAKQRQQGLLERLDSGEVVVGDGSFLLTLEKRGYVKAGLWTPEAIVEHPSAGRSHMEFLRAGSDVMQTFTFSASEDNMESLWEAVNTAACDLTREVADKGDALAAGGICQTSLYTHHKDEVRIKKLFRLQLEIFEAWKNVDFLIAEYFEHAVEAVXAVEVLKESGKPVAATMCIGPEGDMHGVTPGECAVRLVKAGASVVGVNCRFGPWTSLKTMSLMKEARQAAGLKAPLMVQSLGFHMPDCGKGGFLDLPEYPFDELGITALEPRVATRWDIQKYAREAYNLGVRYIGGCCGFEPYHIRAIAEELAPKRGFLSPASEKHGSWGSGLNTHTKPWIRARARREYWENLRLASGRPLCPSLSKPDA; encoded by the exons ATGAGGTGGAGAGACAAGAAGGTGACAAGACAGGCTTGTCATCTGAGCCTCAAGCATCTTACAGCCAAACAGAGGCAACAG GGCCTTTTGGAACGTCTGGATAGTGGGGAGGTTGTGGTTGGAGATGGCAGCTTCCTCCTAACTCTGGAGAAGAGGGGCTACGTGAAGGCCGGGCTCTGGACTCCAGAAGCCATAGTAGAGCATCCAAGCGCAGGTCG CTCTCACATGGAATTCTTGAGGGCGGGATCAGATGTCATGCAGACTTTCACCTTTTCTGCCAGTGAGGACAACATGgaaagcctg TGGGAAGCAGTAAACACCGCTGCCTGTGACCTCACCAGAGAAGTAGCCGACAAAGGGGATGCTTTGGCAGCAGGGGGGATCTGCCAGACATCGTTATACACACACCACAAGGATGAAGTTAGAATTAAAAAGCTTTTTCGACTACAGCTAGAGATTTTTGAGG cctg GAAAAATGTAGATTTCTTGATTGCAGAG tattttgaacATGCTGTAGAAGCTGTGTAGGCTGTAGAAGTCTTAAAAGAATCTGGAAAGCCTGTGGCAGCCACTATGTGCATAGGCCCAGAGGGAGACATGCATGGTGTAACACCTGGAGAATGTGCTGTGAGGCTGGTGAAGGCAG GGGCCTCAGTTGTTGGTGTGAACTGCCGATTTGGGCCCTGGACCAGCCTGAAGACAATGAGCCTCATGAAGGAAGCCCGACAGGCTGCAGGGCTGAAAGCACCCTTGAtggtgcagtccctggggttccaCATGCCCGACTGTGGCAAAGGAGGGTTTCTGGATCTCCCTGAATATCCCTTTGATGAGCTCGG TATTACAGCGCTGGAGCCCAGAGTTGCAACCAGATGGGATATTCAAAAGTACGCCAGAGAAGCCTACAACCTGGGGGTCAGGTACATAGGCGGGTGCTGTGGCTTTGAGCCCTATCACATCAGAGCGATTGCAGAGGAGCTGGCCCCGAAGAGGGGATTTTTGTCACCAGCTTCAGAAAAACATGGCAGCTGGGGAAGTGGTCTCAATACGCACACCAAACCCTGGATTAGAGCCAG GGCTAGAAGGGAGTATTGGGAGAATCTGCGGCTGGCTTCTGGCAGAcct ctctgtccttcattgtcaAAGCCAGATGCCTAA